In the Onychostoma macrolepis isolate SWU-2019 chromosome 09, ASM1243209v1, whole genome shotgun sequence genome, one interval contains:
- the pcbp2 gene encoding poly(rC)-binding protein 2: MDSGVIEGGLNVTLTIRLLMHGKEVGSIIGKKGESVKKMREESGARINISEGNCPERIITLAGPTTAIFKAFSMIIEKLEEDISSSMSNSTATSKPPVTLRIVVPASQCGSLIGKGGCKIKEIRESTGAQVQVAGDMLPNSTERAITIAGTPLSIIECVKQICVVMLESPPKGVTIPYRPKPSGSPVIFAGGQAYAVQGQHAIPQPDLTKLHQLAMQQSPFPLAPSSQGFTAGMDASAQTGSHELTIPNDLIGCIIGRQGAKINEIRQMSGAQIKIANPVEGSTDRQVTITGSPASISLAEYLINARLSSEATGMAAN, from the exons AAAGGTGAATCGGTGAAGAAGATGCGAGAGGAG AGTGGTGCTCGGATCAACATTTCTGAAGGGAACTGCCCCGAACGCATCATCACCCTCGCAGGCCCCACCACCGCCATCTTCAAAGCCTTCTCCATGATCATCGAGAAACTAGAAGAG GACATCAGCAGCTCCATGTCCAACAGCACGGCCACCTCGAAGCCCCCGGTCACGCTGCGGATCGTGGTGCCGGCCAGCCAGTGCGGCTCGCTCATCGGCAAGGGCGGCTGCAAGATCAAAGAGATCAGGGAG TCGACAGGAGCTCAGGTACAGGTGGCTGGAGACATGCTGCCTAACTCTACTGAGAGAGCCATTACTATCGCTGGGACCCCGCTGTCCATCATAGAGTGTGTCAAACAGATCTGTGTGGTCATGCTGGAG TCGCCTCCCAAAGGTGTGACCATCCCTTACCGACCCAAACCCTCAGGATCGCCTGTCATTTTTGCAGGAGGACAG GCATATGCGGTGCAGGGACAACATGCCATTCCTCAGCCTGAT CTCACTAAACTCCATCAGTTGGCAATGCAGCAGAGTCCGTTTCCTCTGGCCCCCAGCAGCCAAGGCTTCACTG CTGGTATGGACGCTTCTGCACAGACAGGCTCTCATGAACTGACCATTCCAAATGAT TTGATTGGCTGCATCATCGGCCGCCAAGGTGCCAAGATCAACGAGATTCGTCAGATGTCAGGGGCACAGATCAAGATCGCCAATCCAGTGGAGGGCTCGACCGACCGACAGGTCACCATCACCGGCTCACCGGCCAGCATCAGTCTGGCGGAGTACCTAATCAACGCACG ACTGTCATCTGAGGCAACAGGAATGGCCGCGAACTGA